CCCAACTGCGCGGCAGCCTCGTCGATCCCCAACTCTCGAGCGACCACAGTCGCCACCGTTTTGCGGAACGTATGCGGCTGCACCCAACCCCAGTCCTTGCCATGCGCCGACCGCAACTGCGTCCGCAAATTCGCCGCAGACTTCCACGTCCCACGCGCTGACGGGAAGATCGCGTCATGCGGATTCGGTTCGGCGTTCACCTTCATCCGCAGCAGCGTGTCCACCGCGAACTTCGGCAGGATCACCGTGAACCGATCCTTTGCCTTCCGATGCTCCTGCCTCACGATCGACGGCCCATCCTTCGGGCCCGGCACCAACGTCGCGCCGATGAACGCTGTCGGCTGCTCGGCCTCCAAGTCGACGTCCTGCCACCGCAACGCCAGCACCTCATTGATACGGGCACCAGTCGCGACCTGAACGTTGACGTAGTCGAGTAGCCCTTGTGCGCGAGGCCGGCCACCACGCTTGCCGTCGGGGCGCGCTGGCGCCGCCTGCCATGCCCGGATGTGTTCGCGGTATGCGGTCAGCTCGTCGACGGTGAGCGCTCGGATATCCTTCTTCTCCGCCTTCACGATGGTCACTTCGCGGACCGGGTTCGCGCCGGGGTAGGCGTCGTGCCGGATCGCGATCGCGAACATCTCTGTCAGCTGGCGGCGGAGGTTCGCAGCCTTGGACGGCTTGTCGGCGGCTTCGGCATCGAGGAACCACTCAACAGTCGCGGTCGTGACGTCGCGGATCCGCAACTCGCCGAGACCCTTCTTGATCAGCAGGTGATACGGCTCGTAGTGGGTGATCGTCTGGTCGGAGATCCCGGACTGCTGTTTCTGCTCCCACCATTTGTCGGCGAGGACGGCAACAGTAGTGACCGGAGTGAGGGCGGCGACGCCGCCGCCGGGCATAGGGCGCCCGCAGTTCTCGGCCCGTTCTGTTGCCCGTAGTTTCACTGCGTCTGTCGCGGCCAACTTGGATGGGCCGTCAGCCTGAACGGAGCGGACCTTGCCGTCGCGGCAGCGGACCTCGCAACGGGCGCGGTACCGACGTCCACCGAGGGCGGTGACTTTGATCTGCCCGTGTTCGCCGACCTCGAGTCTGCGGCGCCCCATCAGGGCACCCACTCGATGCCGTCGAGCTCGTAGTCGATGCGGGCGCGTTCGGCTGGGGTGAGTGATGCAATGAACGCTTTGAGCATCGGGACGTCAACCCACAGTTCGTGGGCGATCTCTGGGGCGTGGCGGGACCAGCGCAGGGCGTCGACCAGCGCGTCGACGTTGACGAGCCGTCGGGCGGCGATGCGCTCGACTGTCGCCTCTTCGCGCGCATGGAGGACGGGGTCGATCGGGACGAGACAATCGCGTTCGACGTGGCCGATCTCGTGCGACAGGGTCGACCGTCGCTCGTCGCTGATCGAGAGTGCGCTGATCTCGATCCGGTTGCCGCACGCGTGTCCGCGGGTGCCGCGCGGGAGGTGGTTGACGAGCGCGATCTCGACGTGGGGGAGTCGGTCGCGGGCATCGCGCCACGGGTGGTAGGACATTGGCTTCTCCTTCGGGCGGCGGCGGGTGGTGAATCCGCCGTCTGTAGATCGGGTGACGGGTACAGCACAGGCCCCGAAATGTGGTGCTGTTCGGGGCCTGTGCAGGTAAGGCTCGAGTCCGTCGGTTAGAACAACTTGCCGTTGCAGGACACGACGGCGTAGCTCCCGGACGAGGTGTTCTCGACCTCGACCTTGCCGTCGACGATGATCTTGCAGCTGATGTCACCACTTCCCGCGTTCTGTGCGGTGACGCCCTTGATGGTCGTCTTGTCCTTGTCGAGGGCCTTCGACTTCCATGGGAGGCTTTCCCCGTTTGCCTGCGACTGATTACCGCCCTCGGTGAAGTACGTGATCGTCCCGGCCGAGCCCGAGTCGCCCGTGACTTCATAGACGACCGTGCCGTCCTCGTCAGGTGTCACGCCCCCCTGAGTTGCTTGCGTGCTCGGCGGGTTGTTGATGCCGGGCTGCTGTGCGGGCTGGCTGGTCGAGTTGCTGGCGGCCTCGGTCTTGTCGTCGTCCTTCTTGTCGCCTCCGCCACTGACTGCGGCGATGATGACGATGACGGCGACGATCCCGCCGATGATCCACCAGAGCTTCTTGCGGCTCTTCTTCGGCGGTTCCGGCTGCGGCTGGTATGGGGGCGGTGTGGGCGCGGTCATGAGGTCCTCCTACGTGTGGTGGTCGTTACTGCCGCTGACAGTAGCGGTTGGGTCTGATAATCCTGCCTACACAGAGTTCGCGTAGGCCATTTGGACGACAGACTTCTCAGTCTTCGCCAGGCGGAATCTGCGACTCTTCCCCCAGACCGTCGAGGTGGTCGTACAACGCTTCGCCCGGTGATGGGGCGTCAAGGCGACGAGCTGCCATCGGAAGAGGCTGGTCGTCGTCCTCATCTTTGGCACCGAAGCGCGGCGTGATGACGTCAGCGTCCGCCGGCCCGTCGAAGATTCGCACGGCATCAGGATCAGTACGCCGCATGATCTCTTCTAGCAACTGATGGTTGGTCGCGCGGCCGAGCGCCTGTTGAACGCCCACACCTCGCAGGTCGGCTGGCTCGAGATATCCGGTGTCAATGAGGGCCTGGCCAGCCGGTACCCCGTATGCGCGTGCTAGCGAGACCACAAGTTCGGCGTCGAGCTTTCTGCGCGCGAGCTGCCGACTGATCGTCGATTGCGGAACGCCGACCTTGATTGCTGCGGCCCGCTGACTGTCGACGCCGATGGTGGCGGCGAGCCATTCCTCGTGTGTCATGTGATGCACATTAGCATCACTACGTTGGTGGTGTCTACCTGGGAAAATCGGGCGCTGTCGACACGCTTGTAATTCCAGCCTTGCGAATCCGGATCACATGATGCAAGATGTGATCACACCAACCGGAAACGGATCACCAAGGGAGTCCCCACGATGCAAAATCTCCGCCTCCGGCCTGGCGTCATCGACGCAATGAAGGCCGACCGAAACTTCGACAGCGACGCACAAGCCGCCGCCGCCCTCGGTGTCACCGTCGTTGAACTCGAGCGACTCCGCCACGGCGCGATCATCAGCCCACACATGGCACTGCAGGTCGCTGCCGTTCAGGGCACAGGGTTCGATCTCTCCCGCTGGGTTGAGCAGGTGCCGGCATGACTGCTCGCCTGCAGGCGGTGCCCGATACGGAAGACGTCGAAGAGACCACGAGCGAACTGGTGCTCCTCGCAGCGCCAGCCTTGGCGGACCTCCTCGGCATCTCAACAGGCCGGATCTACCAGATGCGTCACGACGGACTCCTACCCCCGGTCATCAAGATCGGGACTCTCATCCGCTGGGACCGCGCCGACATCTACGCGTGGCTCGACTCGATGAAGGAGTCGTGATGCGCAGCCTCGACGAGTACGGCGCCGACGGTGAGGTCCTCGACTACGACCTCGGGGAGCGGGTCGCCGCACGTCGCGCCCAGATGGACGTGCCGCCGCCAACGCCGGAGCAGGTCGAAGAGTTGGTCGCGCTACTGCGCGGCAAAAGGTGAAGCCGGGCAGCTGATTGGCCGGGCACCACCCCGGCCGCTACCCGGCCTCCAAAGGTCCGAAGGAAATCGAAACCCTGCGGTGACTATACCGCCGGGCCCCCACTTCATCTGTGAAGGAACCCACACCATGCACGACATCATCAACCAGCTCGCCCTCGTCGAGGAAATTGGCGGCAAAGGGGCGATCGCGCAGATCCGCGTCTACCGGGACATGAAGAACGTCGATCACCCGCAGGTGGCCGTCTCGTTTCTCGACCCGGCCGTGTACGTGGACCAGGGCGAGGTCACTGATCGCGTCCACCTGGACCGGCCCGTCGGCACGTACGCCCGACTCTGCATCACCGGTGACCCGGACGACGATCCGCTCGACCTGCTCGCCGAGGCGGTCGACATTCTGCAGGACGCGACGGTCGCGCCGTGATCGCGGCGCTGCTCGAGTTGTCGCCGCTCACGCGCGCTGTGCTCACCACGATGGTCGCCGGGTCGATCGTCGCTGCACTCTCTCCGGACGTACCGCCGGTCTTGACCCTCGAACCCGATGCCATGCCGGTCGGGCCGGTCGTCGAGGCAGGTGCGCTCCGATGATCAGCCTCGACCACTCCCGGATCACGACAGTCGTCGACGTCGCGCCCGCGGACGAACTGTCTCCGTTGTGGGAGATCGCCGCCACGGACTACACCGGCACGACGACGCACTACGACGGCGAGACCGGCACGACCCTGGCGGAGACGATCGACGACCTTCTCGCCGACGACATCGACCACATCGACCTCACCTTGTGGATGCCGAAGTGAAGCACCTCCCGTGGATGGACCCAGCGACAGGGGAGTGGGACGACCCGCACGCCTGCCCCGGCTGCGAGCTCGTCCCCACCCGGAACGGG
This genomic window from Gordonia sp. PDNC005 contains:
- a CDS encoding helix-turn-helix domain-containing protein, which produces MTARLQAVPDTEDVEETTSELVLLAAPALADLLGISTGRIYQMRHDGLLPPVIKIGTLIRWDRADIYAWLDSMKES
- a CDS encoding helix-turn-helix transcriptional regulator encodes the protein MTHEEWLAATIGVDSQRAAAIKVGVPQSTISRQLARRKLDAELVVSLARAYGVPAGQALIDTGYLEPADLRGVGVQQALGRATNHQLLEEIMRRTDPDAVRIFDGPADADVITPRFGAKDEDDDQPLPMAARRLDAPSPGEALYDHLDGLGEESQIPPGED
- a CDS encoding MmpS family transport accessory protein, with the translated sequence MTAPTPPPYQPQPEPPKKSRKKLWWIIGGIVAVIVIIAAVSGGGDKKDDDKTEAASNSTSQPAQQPGINNPPSTQATQGGVTPDEDGTVVYEVTGDSGSAGTITYFTEGGNQSQANGESLPWKSKALDKDKTTIKGVTAQNAGSGDISCKIIVDGKVEVENTSSGSYAVVSCNGKLF
- a CDS encoding site-specific integrase; translation: MGRRRLEVGEHGQIKVTALGGRRYRARCEVRCRDGKVRSVQADGPSKLAATDAVKLRATERAENCGRPMPGGGVAALTPVTTVAVLADKWWEQKQQSGISDQTITHYEPYHLLIKKGLGELRIRDVTTATVEWFLDAEAADKPSKAANLRRQLTEMFAIAIRHDAYPGANPVREVTIVKAEKKDIRALTVDELTAYREHIRAWQAAPARPDGKRGGRPRAQGLLDYVNVQVATGARINEVLALRWQDVDLEAEQPTAFIGATLVPGPKDGPSIVRQEHRKAKDRFTVILPKFAVDTLLRMKVNAEPNPHDAIFPSARGTWKSAANLRTQLRSAHGKDWGWVQPHTFRKTVATVVARELGIDEAAAQLGNTPAVAAKHYVQRETVAPDLRSTLDKLAPTDSN
- a CDS encoding XRE family transcriptional regulator, which produces MQNLRLRPGVIDAMKADRNFDSDAQAAAALGVTVVELERLRHGAIISPHMALQVAAVQGTGFDLSRWVEQVPA